The genome window TCAATGGCGAATTCACCTGACGCATTATACATCCCACAGGTCGTCATGAAGGTTTTCGCAATCTGTACATACCGACGAGGGATGAGTTCTTCACCCGTAATCGGATCGGTTCCATCATAAGCCAGAACCAGTGCCATGCGTGCCAAGTCCGCACAGGTCACTTCAATGGAACAATGACGGAAATACACGGCAAGTACATCTTCCACGTCATCCTTGATCACACCATTATGCTTCAAGAAATATGCCAGTGAACGATTCAGGTGCCCACTCTCCGACTCGGACTTGAATACATCCTCGTTATAACCCAACTGATCATTATGCGCGAGCCTACGGAAGAACTCCAGGATGCGCCGTGATTTCTCCTCTTTGCAATCTCCTCCAATGAGGGAGGACACCGTAATCGCGCCGGCATTGATCAACGGATTGAACGGAATTCCGGGTTCAACCAGTTCAAGCTTGATCATCGAGTCGTAATCATCGCCTGTAGGTTCTTTTCCTACATTAAAGAAGACTGCTTCTTCTCCATGATCCATTAAGGCCAGAATTAAGGTGAAGACTTTGGAGATACTTTGCATCGTAAATGGCACACCGCAATCCCCTGCCGACACATGATTGCCTTCGGCGTCCATGATATGTATACCCAGCTCATCCTGAGAAGCTTTGACAAGCTCCGGGATATAAGAAGCGACTTTACCTTGCCCTGTGTGCAACCGACTGGTCTCCAGCCACTCCGGCAGTAAATCATTCAGACGCTCCATGGTTGTATTGCTCATATGTCATCTCCTCCACATCTCTATATGTACCTCTTGCATGAAATGTGCATGGTGAGCGCCCATATCATTAATGAGCAATGCGCTCCATCCATCCCATGCAAGATGCCTCATATGTCTGATTACCCGCAGAACAGTTACTTTACCGCTTCATTTGAAGATCTAACTCCAAAATCTCACCAGGAAGACCATCATAATCGCCTGTCCAGGTGGATACAAAGTTCTGTCTGGTTAAAATCTGGCGGGAAGCGACGTTAGACGGATCGATAACAGCATAGAGCGATCCAATCCCTGCGGCCTGTGCCTGGATAATCAACCGTGACGCAATGGATGTGCCTTGGCCTTGGCCCCAATGTTCGGGCAGAATCATATAACCTATTTCAGCCCGATTCGGGTCTTTCTGATCTGGAATCAGTTTGGCATAGGCTACTCCCGCACCTTCTTCACTGAATACTCGGTAATGTCCACATGTGGAACGTTCATTAAACTCCAGCATGGATTCGAATTGCGTTCTCGCCTCTTGCTCCGGTATTGCCCGTTCTGTAATCTGTTTCATCACTTCCGTATTGGAAACCAATGCGTAATAATCGTCAAAATCAGGTTGTGTGTATTTAATGAATTTCATGATATGCCTCCTCTGGGGTACATAACTTGGTCTTGGTGTTGTTGAATTCACCTAGAGTATAACAGAAGCGAATGATGGAATGCACACAAGGCACCCCACTTGCAGGCAGCCAGATGGTCCAAAAGGCCAACAGTCTGACCAGCAATTTGGCAACAATAGATACCAAAAAGCGGCCTCATCTGGAGACCGCTTTGTTTACTTTGTTTTTAATTTGCTTTTTAAGATGAAGAAATATTCTCTGTTCGGTGCTTCCAAAGCGTGCTATTAGCTTGCCCGTGATGAAGGCTTAAGGTTCATCTGTTTTTCACGTTGACGTTCACGACGACCTTGACCTGGAGGGGTAATGATCAGTGCGAGCAACAGGGAGACTGCACAGAGTACGGCAATCACGATGAAGGTTAGATGGAACCCGCCCAGCAGGGCGCTGATGAATGATCCTGCCAAAGCACCAAATCCAAAGCCCTGATAGATCACGCCATAGTTTTTGCTCTGATTTTTCAGTCCGAAGTAATCAGCCACAATCGCCGGGAATACCGTAATGTTACCGCCGAAGCAGAATGCAACGGCCGCCACACAGGCGAAGAAGATCCCGAAGGTCAATGGAACCAGACTAAGTGTCATGACAGCTACAGCTGTCACCAGCAGCGCACCAGCGATGACTTTCATTCGTCCTACTTTGTCCGACAGCGCACCGAGAATAATACGTCCTGCCGTGTTAAAGATCGCAACCATGGCCACTGCGTTGGCAGCTGTAGCTACATCTAGACCTGCAAGCTGTACACCGATGTCTTTGACAATACCGATCAGATACAGACCGCTCATACACGCTGTGAAGAAAATAACGAACAACATGTACGCTTCTTTTGTACGCAGCATCTCTTTCACCGTGTAGTCCTGACGCGCCACCACTTGTTTCGGGCCATTCTTGCTTGCCGGAGCCTGTTCACGAACAACCGCTTCACGGATCAGGAATGATCCGGCAACCACCAGAACCAGAACAATAATGCCCCAGTACATAAATGCCTGAGCAGGACCAACGGCCCCGATCAATGCCGAATTCACATATTTGAACAATAAACTACCGGTACCAAAAGCTCCGACTGAGATCCCCGAGATCAGACCTTTACGTTCCGGGAACCACTTGATCAGATTGGACAACGACGTAATATACGCCGTACCATCTGCAAAACCAACGACAAATCCAGCCAAAATGTACAGTAGAGTTAATGAAGATACTTGGGAACTCAGAATAAGACCCAGCCCAAGCACAACCCCGGCCACACGGATCAGGCGCTGAAGACCCCAACGTTCCTGCAACCGTCCTGCAAACAATGTGGCAAATGCCAAAGCAAAACTGGTAATTGAAAAAGTTATCGCGACCGAGCTGACGTCCCATCCGAAACGATCAGACAGCGGTTGATTGAATAAACTCCACGTATAGATGGTTCCAAGACCCATTTGTACAATGATAGTCCCCAAAACAATAAGCCAGCGGTTCATTTTTGTAGGTGTAATTGTTGATGTAGGTGCTGATGAAGCGGATGAAATAGCTGCTTTCATCGTGATCTCCCCTTTGCCGATGTCATATACATGAATGCGTTCACAAGGTAATCATACATGAAAGGGGATTCATTACACCGTTTTGAGCATGAGTTGCATCAGATGCGGAATGAAATGCTTCTAGATGCGCATGAGTTGCCTGAACTCTTTGACCTTCCCGCGACTCACGGGCACTTCAGCTTCCAGATCGCGCAGGCGAAGCAGGTACGTATTGTTGAACCAAGGTACGATTTCACGGATTTGCGACAGATTTACAACGTACGAACGGTGGCAGCGAAAGAACGTATCCTGTGGCAGACGGCTATGAAAATCCGATATGCTCACTGGCATGGTGAACTCCCCATTTTTGGTATATACCTTCGTCACTTTCTCTTGCGCTTCCGCATAGTAGATATCTGCCGTATCCGTAACAATAATATTGTCATTCCGCAGCAGATTAATTCTTCTGTTGGTATGGGAATTCGTATCTCGTACCAGTTCACCGTGCGCAGCAGATCCGTCCTCCATAGGGGCTGGTTCATCCTCAACATATTGCTCCACTGGCGCATGATCACGTTTGAATGCTATCTCCAGCTTATGGAGCATCGCAGCGATTCTCTTCTCGTCATAAGGCTTCAAAATATAATCAAATGCCTCCAACTCAAAGGCTTCTGCTGCATGTTCCTTGTATGCCGTAGTAAAAACAATATAGGGTTTTGTTGCAAATTTCCCAATATGATGGGCCAGCATCATGCCGTCCAGCGAGGGAATATTGATATCGAGGAAAATGACATCCACTTCTTGTTCCTGCAAAAATTTCAGTACATCCAGCCCGTCTTCAAGGCGATCCACCACCTCAATCTGGCTATGTTCCTGGATTAAGTAATTCAATTCCTCGCTTGCCAGAATCTCGTCTTCCACAATAAGAGCTCTCATCGATCCATCATCACCTTGTTACGACATCTCCTTTGGGCACATCAAATAAAATATCGGTTCCTTGTTCCAGCCTGGTAATGGTTACACCTTGTCCGTAAATAAGCTTGACCCGGCGATGCACATTATACAGCCCGATCTGGTTACCAGGCATACGGTCATGGTAGACCCGTTCAATAATATCTGCACTGATCCCTGCCCCTGTATCGCTGACACTAATGCGAACAAACTCCGGATAATCCTGTACCCGAATTCGAACAGTACCCGGTCCTTTCACCTTGAGAATGCCATGAATAATGGCATTTTCGACGAGCGGCTGGATGACAAGACTCGGAATATGCACCGCGACCTCATCAATCTCATAGATTACATTCAGTCGGCTGCCAAAGCGGGCTTTCTCAATCTCTACATAATTACGGACCTGCTCCAGTTCCTTATGAATATCAATTAACTCATCCGACAGTTCCAGATTGTACCGCATGTACCCGGATAGATTCACAATCAGCTCCCTAGCACGATCCGGTTTGGTTCGGATGGATGAAGCAATCGCATTTAGCGCATTAAACAGAAAATGAGGGTGAATGGTTGTCTGTAATGCACGCAGCTCCGCTTTGTTGGCAGCAGCCTTGATCTCCTCTACCCGCGATACCTCCATCTGGGTCGAGATAATCTGCGACAGACCTACAGCCATCGTTTGCAAAGGATACGTAATTTTATAGGCTTTGCGATAATAGATTTTGAGCGCACCTGTAATTTCTCCTCGTTCTTTAAGCGGAATGATTAACAGCGAGTGGATATCCGGTGTTTTCTCATCAATGACATCATTACTGATTGTAATCTCCCCGCTGGAGATCGTCTTCTTGGTCATCTCACTTATAATTTCATTGCCAATATGATATCGTTCCTCACCAAATCCTACATATGCCAGTACATTCCGGGTATCCGTAATCGCAACGGCATCTGCCTGAATATCCTCCTGAATAATACGGCAGATTTTGCGCAGAGAATCCTCGTCAATGGAACGGAAGTACGGCAAGGTTTTGTTAGCAATCTCTAGGGCGAGCTTCGCCTGACGAGCTGCAATCATTTCCTTTTCCCCTTCAACACTCTGCACCAGGAGCACAATCAGCCCTATGTTGACTTCACCCAGAATCATAGGCAGCGCAATCTTCGAAACAATATCTGCACCCAATGGATCGGGATAGGAAAATAGCAGGATCAGTAACATCGTGAGCGCTTCACAGATCATACCTGCTCCAATACCGATGATCCATCGCTTAGGCTTGGGCGTGTACTTATGTATATATCCAGATACCAGACCCGCCAGGATACTCGTGATTAGACAAGGTATAGCTGTGACACCATCCATATCGATCAAATACCGATGTACACCTGACACAATCCCCGTAATAATACCCACAGGCGCCCCGAACAAAATACCACCCGATAGCACCGCTATAATGCGGACATTCACCAGTGAACCTTCCACATTAATGCCCGTATACGTTCCGAAGATGGCAAAAGCACAGAATAACAAGGTAACCGCAATAGACTCCTGCCACCTTAATTTCCCCTTTTGCAGAATCTGCCTGAATCTGGGCACCCTCGACAGAAAGAATAAAAATATAATCAACAGCGCCGCCCGTTCAAATAAACCAAGCAGCATCGTAAACATCTCCAATCGTACTTCCTCCACATCTGTCTGAAAATAAAAGGCATGTCTCATTGTAATGCCAATCCGCCACAACATCTATAAATTAACTCTGATTCACACAACTAACTTGTATGCAACAGTTTACCGCTCCCCCTGGAGGAAAGCAAAGTACATCCTGTGACAATCAAAAAAGGGAATATGTGAAGATCAATCATCACCTCATATTTCCATAAAATCAACAAATACAGAAATTCCTATGATATAATTAATGACTTGTCATGTTATTCCAATTGGTCAAAAATTAATTACAGAAAGGTGTTAATGCATGCTTGCCATTATACTCCTAGGTCCACTTCTGCTTTTTAGTCTAATATGGCTTATCCTATATGGTGTCTCCAGACGATCCAACGATCCTGATCGCTCAACAAGACTTGTCCTGCAAATGATTTTATTTATTTCAATCCTGGTCTTACTTGTGCAAGACTACATCCTGAAAGAATTGCCTTCCAATAGCATTATCATTGTAGTTCTAATCATAACTTTAATCATCTCCAGCTCTTTTCCTGATCAAAGTAAGAGGGCAACAGATAAAATTACATAATCATTCCATTTAATGCCCAACTAAGACCTCCATCATCCCAACTGCTCTCCACCACAAAAAAAGGGTGTTCCATCATGTTATACATGACTGTGGAACCCCCCTTCCTAAACTACCAAACAATCATTCATGTAATTTGGTTTTATAAAATGAACTCCAGCTACATAGTAACGGAGAGTGCAGAACCAATCTGAAGAAGCGAAGCGTGCGCCTTTATCCCCGGATTTTACCCTTTAGAAAAGGGGATCAAAAAATCCGGGGATAACAGCGATCGGAAGATGGTACTGCACTCGTAGTGGCCACGTGTAACACCCTGTAGTTCATTTTACCCCACCCAACATTACATCGAATCCCTACCTAAACATCCCCCACAGCTTAATCAAATGAAACGTATTGTTCGGATCAATCTTCTGCGCGAGTACAAACGCAACAAACTGCTCCTCCTGCGCCGCAGAGAAATTCTCGTTCATAATGACTGCTGAAGACTTGACCAGCCTTCTGACTTTGGCCTTATCTTGCAGATCAGACTTGGTCACGCCATCAATCAACTTTTTGATACGTTCTTTGACAGCGGGGTTTTTCATCTTTAGTTTGATCCGCTCCACCAGTTGCGGACTAATTCCATATTGTTGATAACCCAAAACGTATAGCACCTCCCAAAGAATGAACTCACTTCTTATTCATATGTCGGGAGGGCTTGTACACTTGTCTATTTTTACAAAGGTAATATGAAAAACCAGCTATCAAAGCAAGCTTTAGTCAATCAGATCACCCTTAAATACTTGCTGTTGCTGTAGGAAATCACGCAAAGGTGCGTAGTCCACAGATGTCCAGAAATTTACTTCCGCAATCAACTGGGATACATCATCTCGGGCTTGTTCCAGCACAGCAAAATCGGCAACCATATCAGCAAGACGGAACTCGGGCAATCCGCTCTGTTTGGTACCAAAGAAATCACCCGGACCCCGGAGATCGAGGTCCCGACGAGATACCTCGAATCCATCCTCCGTTTCCGTCATGACCTTCATACGTTCCTGTCCGACCTCTGTCTTGGGATCAGCAATGAGTACACAATAGGATGCATGGGCCCCACGACCAACCCGACCCCGAAGCTGATGAAGCTGGGACAGACCGAAACGGTCCGCATCCATAATGACCATTAACGTGGCATTCGGCACATCGACCCCGACCTCCACAACGGTGGTGGAGACCAGCAGCTGAATATCATTGCTATAGAAGTCACGCATCATCTCTTCTTTCTCCGCAGCCGTCATCCGTCCATGCAGCAGACCTACACGATATTTCGGAAAGTTCTGCTGCATCTGCACATGCAGATCAATCGCATTCTGCACATCCAGCTTCTCCGACTCTTCAATGAGCGGACAGATCAGATAGGCTTGACGCCCTTGATCCACTTCTCTGGAGATAAACCCGAGCACCCGCTCCATCATATCGTGCTTGACCCAATACGTAGAGATCGGAATCCGTCCTTTCGGACGTTCTGAGATCGTGGATACCTCAATATCCCCAAAAGCCGTAATCGCAAGTGTCCGTGGAATTGGCGTAGCCGTCATCGTTAACACATCTGGATTATATCCTTTGCGTCGTAAAACGCTGCGCTGATTCACCCCGAAGCGATGCTGCTCGTCCGTCACCACAAGACCCAGATCACGGAAGAAGACATCTTCCTGAATCAGGGCGTGTGTCCCGACCACGATATCCATCATGCCCATTTGCAACGACGCGATCAGATCTTTACGTTTACGCCCATTTACACTGCCTGTTAACAGACCTACAGTTACTCCAAACGGTTCAAACAGCTTTTGCAGTGAACGCATATGCTGCTCCGCCAGAATCTCTGTAGGCACCATCAGAGCCCCTTGGAAACCGGATCGAACAGTCGTGTATAGCGCAATTGCCGCAATAACCGTTTTACCCGATCCTACATCACCCTGCAATAACCGATTCATTGCATAAGGCGAACGCATATCATGCAGAATTTCAAGCTCCACCTTTTTCTGAGCATCTGTCAGTTCAAATGGTAAACTGCGTACAAACTCACGAATCGTTGTATTGTCCGTGGTATGTACCACACCATCCATCCGATTCCGGTTGAGCGCACGATACGCCTGCATTTTCAGCTGGAACAGAAACAGTTCTTCATACACCATCCGCTGTCTGGCCTGTTGGCCTTCCCGGTTGTCCTGTGGACGATGAATTCCCGCAATCGCCTGCTTTCGCGGCATGAAGCTGTATTTCCTCATCAAGGACTGGGGAAGAATCTCGGGAATCATATCTCCGAATTGGATTAATCCCTGATTGATCGTTTTGCGCATCCATTGTTGCGTCAGCTTGCCGGTTACTGAATATACAGGTTGCAGTGTACCTGAACGCCCATCGCCTTTATCGGGAAACTCCGAGTCGGTAACTGTCATCTGCATGCGTTTTTGTTCCCACTTCCCCGTAATCACAATCTCACGATTGGGCGTAAGCTGTTCTTTGAGAAAATGGCGATTGAACCAGGTCGCTGTAATCATCCACTCTTCCGTCATGATCTTACAGGTGAGACGGGACTTTTTACCGTATCGTTGTAATACAGGAATGCCCATCACCTGTCCCTGGACCGTAATCTTGTCCCCATCCTTCACTTCACTAAGCGAACGCAGACGATAGTCCTCATAACGGAACGGATAATATTCAAGCAGGTCTTTAACAGTAGAGATGCCAAAGGCGTGAAGCTCTCCCTCTTTGAGAGCACTCACGCCGTTAATTTGCTTAACAGATATTTCTTCCAATTTCATGTCTAATCCCTCATTCCGGAACAGGCCACATAAAGATCGCAATGACACCAGGTCCAACATGACTGCCAATTACGGCTCCAATATTGGTATAGATCACTTCATTCACTGTAAAATGACCACGCAGCTGCTCTGCACAAGCGATCGCTGATCCCGGGTCAGCGGTATGACCTACCGCGAGGTTAACCCGTTTGCCTGCAAGATCCTTCTGGAACAGCTCAATAATGCGTGCCATTGCCTTTTTATGACCTCTGACTTTCTCAACTGCGTAGATAACGCCTTCTTCATCAATAGACAGGATCGGCTTAATGTTAAGCAACGTTCCCAAGATGGCTGAAGCTTTGCCAATCCGACCGCCTTTTTGCAGATACTCAAGGGTATCCACGAGAAAGAACAATTTACGAGATTTTTGCATCTCTTCAATGGCAGCAGCGATTTCGACTGCTGACTTCCCCTGTTCGGCAAGTTCAGCAGCCTGTACCACCATTAGACCGTATCCATACGATGCTGACTTCGAATCCAGCACGGTGATGTCACCCTCACGCTCCAGCAAAGACTTGCCAAGCATGGCCGATTGGTAGGTACCACTCATGCCGGATGACAGGTGGATGGATACAATCGGGCGTTCCGGGTTCTCATCCAGAAGTGATTGATATACATTCATGAAATCAGTTGGAGAAGGCTGTGAAGTTGTAGGCAACACAGAAACCTTCTTCAATTTTTCGTAGAACTGTTCCGAAGTCAGATCAACGCCATCTGCATAAGTCTCTTCACCGAACAGAACGCGCAACGGAACAATATGAATCCCGTATTTGCGAATGAGTTCTTCGGGAATATCCGCCGTACTGTCTGTTACTATCGCAACCTTGTGGCTCATGACTCTCCTCCTCTTCGCCAGAGTGCTATTGGTACCTGTTCAAAAACTCAATAAGAGACGTTTTGAACAACCTTTATTAGGACTCTACGGAGAACAAATAATAATACACAGGCTGTCCTCCACGATGTACCTCTACCTCAGCATCAGGATACTCTACTTCAAGCCATGCAGCGAGGGCAGCAGTAACCTCAGGGTCAGCTTCGTCCCCTTCAAGGATCGTCACCACTTCATCTCCGCTCTCCATCATCTGCTTGAGCAGACCTTCACATGCTTGAAGCATGACTTCATCCGTCGCTACAATTTTGGAGTTATGAATACCAATATAGTGTCCCGCCTTGATATCCAATTCATCATATTGCGTATCACGAACCGCATGAGTTACTTGACCGGACTGTACCCGGCTGATGGCCTCCAACATTTGGTCACGGTTCGTTTCCGCAGACTCATCTTCCTGGAATGCAAAAGCAGCAGCCATTCCCTGTGGAATGGTCTTGCTCGGAATAACCGTAATTCGGCGCTCATCTTCAAGCAGTTCACGTGCCTGCTCCGCAGCCAGTACAATATTCGAGTTATTCGGG of Paenibacillus sp. FSL R5-0517 contains these proteins:
- a CDS encoding LytTR family DNA-binding domain-containing protein, with the protein product MRALIVEDEILASEELNYLIQEHSQIEVVDRLEDGLDVLKFLQEQEVDVIFLDINIPSLDGMMLAHHIGKFATKPYIVFTTAYKEHAAEAFELEAFDYILKPYDEKRIAAMLHKLEIAFKRDHAPVEQYVEDEPAPMEDGSAAHGELVRDTNSHTNRRINLLRNDNIIVTDTADIYYAEAQEKVTKVYTKNGEFTMPVSISDFHSRLPQDTFFRCHRSYVVNLSQIREIVPWFNNTYLLRLRDLEAEVPVSRGKVKEFRQLMRI
- a CDS encoding GNAT family N-acetyltransferase, which translates into the protein MKFIKYTQPDFDDYYALVSNTEVMKQITERAIPEQEARTQFESMLEFNERSTCGHYRVFSEEGAGVAYAKLIPDQKDPNRAEIGYMILPEHWGQGQGTSIASRLIIQAQAAGIGSLYAVIDPSNVASRQILTRQNFVSTWTGDYDGLPGEILELDLQMKR
- the glsA gene encoding glutaminase A, which codes for MSNTTMERLNDLLPEWLETSRLHTGQGKVASYIPELVKASQDELGIHIMDAEGNHVSAGDCGVPFTMQSISKVFTLILALMDHGEEAVFFNVGKEPTGDDYDSMIKLELVEPGIPFNPLINAGAITVSSLIGGDCKEEKSRRILEFFRRLAHNDQLGYNEDVFKSESESGHLNRSLAYFLKHNGVIKDDVEDVLAVYFRHCSIEVTCADLARMALVLAYDGTDPITGEELIPRRYVQIAKTFMTTCGMYNASGEFAIEVGLPAKSGVSGGILTLVPGQFGIGVIGPALNRKGNSLAGVHLLERLSKEFDWSFF
- a CDS encoding OFA family MFS transporter, producing the protein MNRWLIVLGTIIVQMGLGTIYTWSLFNQPLSDRFGWDVSSVAITFSITSFALAFATLFAGRLQERWGLQRLIRVAGVVLGLGLILSSQVSSLTLLYILAGFVVGFADGTAYITSLSNLIKWFPERKGLISGISVGAFGTGSLLFKYVNSALIGAVGPAQAFMYWGIIVLVLVVAGSFLIREAVVREQAPASKNGPKQVVARQDYTVKEMLRTKEAYMLFVIFFTACMSGLYLIGIVKDIGVQLAGLDVATAANAVAMVAIFNTAGRIILGALSDKVGRMKVIAGALLVTAVAVMTLSLVPLTFGIFFACVAAVAFCFGGNITVFPAIVADYFGLKNQSKNYGVIYQGFGFGALAGSFISALLGGFHLTFIVIAVLCAVSLLLALIITPPGQGRRERQREKQMNLKPSSRAS
- a CDS encoding DegV family protein, whose amino-acid sequence is MSHKVAIVTDSTADIPEELIRKYGIHIVPLRVLFGEETYADGVDLTSEQFYEKLKKVSVLPTTSQPSPTDFMNVYQSLLDENPERPIVSIHLSSGMSGTYQSAMLGKSLLEREGDITVLDSKSASYGYGLMVVQAAELAEQGKSAVEIAAAIEEMQKSRKLFFLVDTLEYLQKGGRIGKASAILGTLLNIKPILSIDEEGVIYAVEKVRGHKKAMARIIELFQKDLAGKRVNLAVGHTADPGSAIACAEQLRGHFTVNEVIYTNIGAVIGSHVGPGVIAIFMWPVPE
- a CDS encoding sensor histidine kinase, with translation MLLGLFERAALLIIFLFFLSRVPRFRQILQKGKLRWQESIAVTLLFCAFAIFGTYTGINVEGSLVNVRIIAVLSGGILFGAPVGIITGIVSGVHRYLIDMDGVTAIPCLITSILAGLVSGYIHKYTPKPKRWIIGIGAGMICEALTMLLILLFSYPDPLGADIVSKIALPMILGEVNIGLIVLLVQSVEGEKEMIAARQAKLALEIANKTLPYFRSIDEDSLRKICRIIQEDIQADAVAITDTRNVLAYVGFGEERYHIGNEIISEMTKKTISSGEITISNDVIDEKTPDIHSLLIIPLKERGEITGALKIYYRKAYKITYPLQTMAVGLSQIISTQMEVSRVEEIKAAANKAELRALQTTIHPHFLFNALNAIASSIRTKPDRARELIVNLSGYMRYNLELSDELIDIHKELEQVRNYVEIEKARFGSRLNVIYEIDEVAVHIPSLVIQPLVENAIIHGILKVKGPGTVRIRVQDYPEFVRISVSDTGAGISADIIERVYHDRMPGNQIGLYNVHRRVKLIYGQGVTITRLEQGTDILFDVPKGDVVTR
- the recG gene encoding ATP-dependent DNA helicase RecG — its product is MKLEEISVKQINGVSALKEGELHAFGISTVKDLLEYYPFRYEDYRLRSLSEVKDGDKITVQGQVMGIPVLQRYGKKSRLTCKIMTEEWMITATWFNRHFLKEQLTPNREIVITGKWEQKRMQMTVTDSEFPDKGDGRSGTLQPVYSVTGKLTQQWMRKTINQGLIQFGDMIPEILPQSLMRKYSFMPRKQAIAGIHRPQDNREGQQARQRMVYEELFLFQLKMQAYRALNRNRMDGVVHTTDNTTIREFVRSLPFELTDAQKKVELEILHDMRSPYAMNRLLQGDVGSGKTVIAAIALYTTVRSGFQGALMVPTEILAEQHMRSLQKLFEPFGVTVGLLTGSVNGRKRKDLIASLQMGMMDIVVGTHALIQEDVFFRDLGLVVTDEQHRFGVNQRSVLRRKGYNPDVLTMTATPIPRTLAITAFGDIEVSTISERPKGRIPISTYWVKHDMMERVLGFISREVDQGRQAYLICPLIEESEKLDVQNAIDLHVQMQQNFPKYRVGLLHGRMTAAEKEEMMRDFYSNDIQLLVSTTVVEVGVDVPNATLMVIMDADRFGLSQLHQLRGRVGRGAHASYCVLIADPKTEVGQERMKVMTETEDGFEVSRRDLDLRGPGDFFGTKQSGLPEFRLADMVADFAVLEQARDDVSQLIAEVNFWTSVDYAPLRDFLQQQQVFKGDLID
- a CDS encoding stage VI sporulation protein F, yielding MGYQQYGISPQLVERIKLKMKNPAVKERIKKLIDGVTKSDLQDKAKVRRLVKSSAVIMNENFSAAQEEQFVAFVLAQKIDPNNTFHLIKLWGMFR